A part of Bdellovibrionales bacterium genomic DNA contains:
- the phnC gene encoding phosphonate ABC transporter ATP-binding protein: MEPILSVKNLSKIYPNGVAALKNVSFDVYPGEFLIVIGLSGSGKSTLLRCINRLHDPSSGEIWFGGERIDSVKGTRLRNLRREIAMIFQQFNLIPRHTVMGNVLMGRLGSSSTISSLFGNFSSQDKSDAIKYLKLVGIEEKAKVRADQLSGGQQQRVAIARALCQNPKVLLADEPVASLDPATCHLVMDYLRKVNRELGITIVCNLHFLSLVREYGTRVIALRGGELVYQGSPKEIDDQWFSRIYGEGAKEVHVN; this comes from the coding sequence ATGGAACCCATTCTCTCAGTTAAGAATTTATCGAAGATCTACCCCAACGGAGTTGCAGCGCTTAAGAATGTTTCGTTTGATGTCTATCCTGGAGAATTTCTCATTGTGATCGGCCTGAGTGGTTCCGGGAAATCGACATTGCTTCGCTGTATCAATCGTCTGCACGATCCTTCTTCAGGTGAAATTTGGTTCGGCGGTGAGCGAATTGATTCTGTCAAGGGGACGCGATTGAGAAACTTGAGGCGGGAAATCGCCATGATCTTTCAGCAATTCAACTTGATACCGCGGCACACAGTCATGGGCAATGTACTCATGGGTCGATTGGGCTCGTCTTCTACGATATCGAGTTTATTTGGAAATTTTAGCAGTCAAGATAAGTCCGATGCAATCAAGTATTTGAAGCTCGTCGGCATCGAAGAGAAAGCCAAAGTTCGTGCAGATCAGTTGTCAGGCGGGCAACAGCAGCGAGTCGCCATTGCCCGAGCCCTCTGCCAGAACCCGAAAGTACTTCTGGCCGATGAACCGGTGGCGAGCCTTGATCCGGCCACTTGTCATCTTGTGATGGATTATTTGAGAAAAGTAAACCGGGAACTTGGAATTACAATTGTTTGTAATCTGCATTTCTTGAGCTTGGTGCGTGAATATGGAACCCGCGTGATTGCCCTACGCGGGGGCGAACTCGTCTATCAAGGTTCACCCAAAGAAATTGATGACCAGTGGTTTTCTCGTATTTATGGTGAAGGAGCAAAAGAAGTTCATGTTAATTAA
- a CDS encoding IS21 family transposase gives MTQRRTSVAMQNQILELHTQGRSIRKIAQALKIARNTVRACIRDSGPPSSVPSVVGFAQSQPVPINWEFIATEFNKGVPLKILHKEHAIEVMTYMIFYHRFRRRFPKKPQVTIRLQHNPGEKIFFDFSDGISITDPRTQAKIKTQLFVGTLPWSSYTVGEFTFGQKQPEFFRAIENSFIKLGGTPKYAVVDNLKPGVTRAHIYDPDTNQSFIEFSNHHGFAVLPARPRRPKDKAAVEGAIGIIQKQFFNEVRDQIFYSIFDLNQRFQKYLNELNSAPMKDHDGISREDRFENERPLLQTVNPNSFELSVWKTCKVHPDCHIQVDSKFYSVPHQFVGTTVKARIKINTVEIFTADSDSIAIHAKVKSPDRASTIDAHYPEHQVATARFEVASALRQAQNIGSKTFELFQKVFRDPYPLKSLRRAQGILRLVHKNEVSKADLEYAATQALIFNKTQFNFIRASALHHKVGGTRPRIIKPERDPNLIYLHNNKEP, from the coding sequence ATGACTCAACGGAGAACTTCAGTTGCCATGCAAAATCAAATTTTAGAACTTCACACTCAAGGCCGCAGCATCCGCAAGATTGCGCAGGCCCTTAAGATCGCCAGGAATACCGTCAGAGCTTGCATCAGAGACTCAGGTCCACCATCATCAGTCCCCTCGGTAGTGGGTTTCGCACAGAGCCAGCCTGTCCCAATCAACTGGGAATTTATCGCGACCGAGTTCAACAAAGGTGTCCCTCTTAAAATTCTTCACAAAGAACACGCCATCGAAGTCATGACCTATATGATTTTCTATCATCGTTTCAGACGGCGATTCCCAAAAAAACCGCAGGTGACAATCAGACTTCAACACAATCCCGGCGAAAAAATCTTCTTCGATTTTTCAGATGGGATTTCAATCACTGATCCAAGGACTCAAGCTAAGATTAAAACTCAACTCTTCGTCGGAACCTTGCCATGGAGTTCATACACCGTCGGTGAGTTTACCTTCGGACAAAAGCAACCTGAGTTCTTCAGAGCCATTGAAAACTCATTCATCAAACTCGGTGGCACCCCAAAGTACGCAGTCGTTGACAATCTTAAGCCCGGCGTCACAAGAGCCCATATCTATGATCCCGACACCAACCAGTCCTTCATTGAGTTCAGCAACCATCATGGATTTGCCGTCCTCCCAGCAAGGCCTCGACGGCCCAAAGATAAAGCCGCGGTGGAAGGCGCAATCGGCATTATACAAAAACAATTCTTCAACGAAGTCAGAGATCAAATCTTTTATTCAATATTTGATCTCAATCAAAGATTTCAAAAATATCTCAACGAACTCAACTCTGCACCCATGAAGGATCATGATGGAATTTCAAGAGAGGATAGATTCGAAAATGAAAGACCTCTTTTGCAAACTGTAAACCCCAATTCATTTGAACTCTCCGTCTGGAAGACCTGTAAGGTTCATCCAGATTGCCATATTCAAGTCGATTCCAAATTCTACTCCGTCCCGCATCAGTTTGTCGGCACCACGGTCAAAGCCCGAATCAAAATAAATACCGTCGAGATATTTACTGCGGATTCAGATTCAATCGCAATCCACGCAAAAGTAAAATCCCCAGACAGGGCCTCCACCATCGACGCCCACTACCCAGAACACCAAGTCGCCACCGCCCGATTCGAAGTGGCCTCGGCTCTCAGGCAAGCGCAAAATATCGGATCCAAAACTTTTGAACTCTTTCAAAAAGTCTTCCGTGATCCTTATCCCCTCAAGTCTCTCAGAAGGGCTCAGGGCATCCTCAGGTTAGTTCACAAAAATGAAGTCTCAAAGGCTGATCTCGAGTACGCGGCGACACAAGCCCTTATTTTCAATAAAACCCAGTTCAATTTCATCAGAGCTTCGGCTCTCCATCACAAAGTAGGAGGTACAAGACCACGCATCATTAAACCTGAACGAGATCCCAATTTAATTTATCTACATAACAACAAGGAACCTTAA
- a CDS encoding ATP-binding protein, with the protein MIILGRTGEGKTHLAITLGRKICQENLSVSFLPVNLMFEEVLAARSSGKMIGFLTRLNSTQVLILDDFGLRQYSHEEANVLVELLEARARKGPVIVTSQIDPKGWFKLFEDPVIAEAIVDRMINPSQRINLKGGSYREKLNQLPRGK; encoded by the coding sequence TTGATCATTCTGGGTCGCACTGGCGAAGGCAAGACCCATTTGGCAATCACACTCGGGAGAAAGATTTGCCAAGAAAACTTGTCAGTGTCTTTTTTACCCGTAAACCTCATGTTTGAAGAAGTTCTCGCAGCCAGAAGCTCGGGCAAGATGATTGGATTTCTCACCAGACTCAATTCCACACAAGTGCTTATCCTCGATGATTTTGGACTCAGGCAATATTCGCATGAAGAAGCCAATGTACTTGTTGAACTTCTCGAAGCGCGGGCCAGAAAAGGACCTGTCATCGTCACATCCCAGATTGATCCCAAGGGTTGGTTCAAGCTCTTCGAAGACCCAGTCATTGCCGAAGCCATCGTGGATAGAATGATCAACCCCAGCCAGAGAATAAATCTCAAGGGGGGGTCTTACCGCGAAAAACTAAATCAGCTTCCCAGAGGAAAATAA
- a CDS encoding metallophosphoesterase yields the protein MSSIFRSIAFILLFTHPTCSHFASADERGCLPQLWEKLRRPFQRRTENKFLPRDQKFILNDSIYIPLIGDVHGELDRFLSLISQLQIEYKVKFPIIFQLGDLGINQDPIRYPRWHQKNGTEINEFFLGDNRIFNKYFGTSYELNRIEGNIFVVRGNHDFYLDEFLYTSRVSSFADHFFILPDGVMQELELISGERIYVGAAGGINETDSFGQTTGSRMAQAESELRVKNRESGARPHHGKDNLYLEQTQSTILLTHQGPTFEVKGHSWIENLILTLKPRFHFHGHSHYALNLTTRLGDTETIAVGNLPPKGRVCTTSKCVAMLRYDLKTRKIHLVSPNFENND from the coding sequence ATGTCTAGCATATTTCGATCAATAGCTTTTATTTTACTTTTCACTCACCCTACCTGTTCTCATTTTGCGAGTGCCGACGAGCGTGGTTGCCTACCGCAGCTCTGGGAAAAACTGAGGAGACCCTTTCAACGAAGAACAGAAAATAAATTTTTGCCTAGAGATCAAAAGTTTATTCTAAACGACTCCATCTATATCCCTCTCATTGGAGACGTTCACGGAGAACTCGATCGTTTTCTGTCACTCATCTCGCAACTACAGATTGAATATAAGGTCAAATTTCCAATTATTTTTCAGCTGGGTGATCTTGGGATTAATCAGGACCCCATTCGATATCCACGATGGCATCAAAAAAATGGAACCGAGATAAATGAATTTTTTCTTGGAGACAATCGTATTTTTAATAAATACTTTGGAACTTCATATGAACTCAATCGGATCGAAGGCAATATTTTTGTCGTCCGTGGCAATCATGATTTTTACCTTGATGAATTTCTTTATACTTCGAGAGTCTCGTCTTTTGCAGACCATTTTTTCATCCTTCCAGATGGGGTCATGCAAGAGCTTGAGCTTATCTCTGGTGAAAGAATTTACGTTGGAGCCGCAGGCGGAATTAACGAAACCGATAGCTTTGGTCAAACAACGGGTTCCAGGATGGCCCAAGCAGAAAGCGAACTGCGAGTGAAAAACAGAGAATCTGGAGCTCGTCCTCATCATGGCAAAGATAATCTGTATCTCGAACAGACACAAAGTACCATTCTCCTCACTCACCAAGGTCCGACCTTTGAAGTCAAAGGTCATTCTTGGATTGAAAATCTCATCTTGACTCTAAAACCCAGGTTTCACTTCCATGGGCACTCCCATTACGCTCTAAATCTAACAACAAGATTAGGAGATACTGAGACAATTGCTGTGGGAAATCTTCCACCAAAAGGAAGAGTCTGCACGACTTCAAAATGTGTCGCCATGCTTCGCTATGATCTAAAGACACGGAAAATTCATCTCGTTAGCCCAAATTTTGAAAACAATGATTGA
- the phnE gene encoding phosphonate ABC transporter, permease protein PhnE, whose amino-acid sequence MLIKSESFKRLIFDSTFFTYSVWVLIYSVFLIIRWMGFTDLEIDQEWAITHMRILALATILVGGLMLGVSSLLAKMNCVSLGEFLFADPKRKQIVTDIPFFRSFWGPHLLATLFLTFLVSFNVTEVSIYELTDPDGLAGAWRLFKGLANANLELLPTAIVKVIETVFIAFLGTAIAIPISFFLSFICAKNIMIHPVAFFLYFALRTILNVMRSVEPLIWAIIFTVWVGVGPFAGMLALMIHSIASLTKQYSEIVEGVAEGPIDGIRSTGANSIQVIWFAVVPQIVLPYIAFTIYRWDINVRMATVIGLVGGGGIGTLLIKYQGQAMWREVGCIILVIAAVVWLMDTASAYIREALK is encoded by the coding sequence ATGTTAATTAAATCAGAGAGTTTTAAACGTCTTATTTTCGATTCGACGTTTTTTACCTATTCAGTTTGGGTGCTCATTTATTCAGTTTTTCTGATTATCCGGTGGATGGGTTTTACCGATCTAGAGATTGACCAAGAATGGGCGATCACTCACATGAGGATCCTGGCTCTTGCAACTATTTTGGTTGGCGGCTTGATGCTTGGTGTTTCCTCATTGTTGGCTAAAATGAATTGTGTGAGCTTGGGTGAATTTTTATTTGCCGACCCAAAAAGGAAGCAGATTGTAACTGACATCCCATTTTTTCGCTCTTTCTGGGGACCTCATCTACTGGCAACACTCTTTCTCACATTTTTGGTGAGTTTCAATGTCACTGAGGTGTCAATATATGAATTGACTGATCCCGATGGTTTGGCCGGGGCTTGGCGTCTCTTTAAAGGGCTCGCAAACGCAAACCTCGAGCTTCTGCCAACGGCGATTGTTAAAGTGATCGAAACGGTATTCATTGCTTTTCTCGGCACAGCAATTGCTATTCCAATTTCTTTTTTCCTTTCGTTTATTTGCGCTAAAAATATCATGATTCATCCAGTGGCTTTTTTTCTCTATTTTGCTTTGCGCACGATTCTCAATGTCATGCGTTCGGTTGAACCATTAATTTGGGCGATTATTTTTACTGTCTGGGTTGGAGTGGGTCCATTTGCTGGAATGCTGGCTCTGATGATTCATTCCATCGCTTCTCTCACAAAGCAGTATTCGGAGATTGTTGAGGGGGTTGCCGAGGGTCCAATAGATGGCATACGCTCCACGGGAGCGAATTCGATTCAAGTTATTTGGTTTGCGGTCGTCCCTCAGATTGTTCTTCCCTATATCGCATTTACTATTTACCGCTGGGATATCAATGTTCGAATGGCAACTGTGATTGGCTTGGTTGGAGGTGGAGGGATTGGAACACTTTTGATCAAGTACCAAGGGCAAGCGATGTGGCGAGAAGTTGGCTGCATCATTCTCGTCATTGCCGCTGTTGTCTGGCTCATGGACACAGCCTCTGCTTATATTCGCGAAGCACTTAAATAA